The genomic segment GGACCCCCAGCACCCTCACTCTTTCCCGGGGACGACTCCGCCTCTTCTCTCTCCGCAAGGTCTCTGCCCCCGCTGCCACCACCGCCactgctgctgcctcctcttcctcgcCTTCTGTGGGGAGCAGCCGCCACTGACGGTGGAGCCCACACGGCACCGGCTGGCCCAGCTCAGACTCCTGACCATCCCGAGAAACCCCAAAGGGGCTGCCAGTGCAGCCAGCCCACTTTGTACAGACCAAACCGAGTGCAGGGACCTCCCCAGGGTCACCAGCAGAGGGTGTGAGGGCCGTGGGGTGTGAGTGGCTCCACTGCGTGGGCCCTCGTACCAATGGCCTGTCCTCTGGTTTCCgtgctctccttcctcctcctcctgaaaCGGAGGCTGATGCGTCTCTTGCCGCCGGGCTCTAGGGGCCCACCCTTCGCTTCCGCCTGGACATGGTCCTCAGCAGGGGGCCTGGCcacccctcctggctcctcttggggtgcaggcagggctggctcctcctcagcccccttctcctttgcacTGCCCCTGTCGTGCTCCTTGGACAATGGGGGGTCCTCGTGGTCCCAGAGGCCGTAGCACTGTGGAGTGAGGCAGGCTGGTGAGGCTGGTGCAGCCACGCTGGGCTGGGTGAGATGGCCAGGCCCACCTTGGGCCCCACTATGTCCTGCCTGCTTCCTGAAACAAacctgctgtgtgtgtgcgttcCCATGTGTCCATCTACGTGTGCAGGTGTGTCTGTGAGCACTCACCAGCAGCTGTGCACGGTGGAAGAAGAGCGCCATGAGCTGCAGCAGGTCATACTTGACGTAGCTGTCGCTCTTCTCCAGGCCCAGGATGCGCGGCGGGAAGTAGGGCTTGTTTTCATAGCGCCGCAGCACAGCGTGGCTGTTCCAGGGGAAGAAGCCAAACTGGAACAGGTACTTGGCGACCACCGTGACCTGCAGGGGAGAGAGGTCAGCGTGGCgcccgcaccccacccccacctccacccctccaGCGACTCCCACCTCGGTGAAGACGATGGCCGTCATCCAGAAGCGTTTGCTGGGCCTCGGGATGGAGAGCATGGCCCACAGGAAGACCAGCACGGGCAGCACGAGGGAGGTGGCTGAGGCAGTGACCATGTGGTTGAGGACGATGACGAAGTAGCACAGCAGCTCCGAGTGGGCAGCCACGCACTGGTATAGGGCCTCCAGCAGCCGAagcgcccggccccgccccgccgcgaaCTGCTCCGCCTCCTCCAGCTCCGGAATGTGCATGCGCCTGCAGGGGACCAGACTCAGGCCTGGCGCAGAGGCCTGGACGGCACCGGCACCGGCACCGGCTCGGAGCCTCGGGGACCACCCGCTGTGCACCCCTCCCTGCTCACCTGTCCACCAGCAGCTCACTAGCCGTGCGCATTCGGCCGCGGCCGCCGGTGGGAAGCTCCCCAGAGCCGCGCAGAGAAGCCCCGGGCTCGGCGACCACCTCTTCGCTGCTGCTGCGGGTGTTGTAGCCGGTGCTCAGGGGGCTGCTGGTGTCCTCGGTCATGCTGCTCAGTGgctcctccacccccagcccgcTGCGGGAGAGAGCAGCTCACAAGGCGGCCTGCACTCTGCTCGGGCTCTGGGGGCAATCCTGGAGGGCCTCTGGGTCTCTGGTGGACAAGGGTCCAGCCGGCTACCGCCCCCTGTGCAGCAGCTCAGGCGCTGGGGCTGGACAGGCCGCGAGAGGTGGGTCCCCACTGTCCTGAGCCGCCCGCCCCCGCTCCTACCTCGATGCTGTGCTCAGCGCATCACGGGCCGCCTCGGCTTCGCTGGTGTACAGCTGGTCCAGCACGTCCCGGCGCACCTCTCCGCCCTGCAGGGCAGCCAGGGGCTCAGGTCAACCGATTTGGGCAAAAGGAGGGGAGCGGCAGGCGGCTGTGCAGGGGCGGGGCATGTGGTAGTGGGCGGGGCGTCGGCATAGGGGGCGGACCCGGGGCGTGGCCCGGCGTGGCACTGCGGGGCCACGGCAGCCCGCTCACCCGGAGCAGCTCCTGCGTGAGCAGGTAGCGCTCTGCGCGCAGTACGTCGCTCATGGCGCGGTGGTGCCGCGTGAAGTCGTGCAGCCAGCGCGTCAGCCCGTCCACCAGTGCCTGGCCCAGCACCCACAGGAACTGCACGGCGCTCAGCACTCGCTGCATCACATGGCTGCGGCCTGCGGCGAGGTTTGGGCAGGAGGGCGTAAAGGAGCGGTCAGCGGGTGACCCCCGCTCCCTGACCGCAGCCCTTGGCGCCAACTCACCGGTTACCTCGTCCTCCAAGCCCTCTGCCAGCCCTGCCTCCTGGCGTGGGTCGCCTCCTAGGCACAGGGGATCTAATCAGCGCTttgcctccccaccaccccacaaCCTGCCCACAGCCAGACTCACCTGTGCGCTGCTGCTCggcctgctgctgccgctgctgccgcAGCACCGTCTGTGCGTTGGTCACCCACGCCTGGTACGCCATCTGCAGACAGGGCCCTGGGTTAGCACTCTGCCACCCCTGCCATGGGATCCTATTTACCCACCTCTGCCTCCATCCAGGAGCAGCCTGGGGTCAGGAGGCCAGAGTGGGGGCCATCAGATCCCTGGGGGGCTGTGGTGGGAAGATGGGGGTGGTGCATGAGCCACTCAGCACATCCTGGCTGCCACTcagcgccagtccccatgctgagaACAGGAGCCCAAAGGTGGACAGGAAGGTTGTGTCTAGCAAACAGTGAGCCTTCTCAAGAGACCAGGGTGGTCAGTCAGGGCCCggggaggtgggcagaggggcACACAGCTGCCCATGACCTGTACCCCTAGATCCTGCCTTCCCCACGTATGTGAGTGCAGGAGGTTGGAATGGGCTGGGTAGGTGCCCCAGGCCTAGGGAGTGTCAGGCCTACATGCTCACCTGGAAGGCGCTCTGTGATGATGGCCTGGGGTCCTCAGgctgggcctcctcctcctcctcactgtcTGACTCGAACAGGAAGTAGTCCCCAGAGTGGATAACTGCAGGCAAGGGGGCCACTGAGAGCCAGccaccctccccccctccccccagaccCTCAAGTTCATCTCCTTGGTTTGGAATGGGTCCAGTAACAGTCTGGCTATTCTGGCCAGCTTGGGACCCTCAGCAGCCCGTGACCCTGGGGCAAAGGCCCGCATGCCACCCTCCCCAGAGGGATGGCCCTGGGCAAGAACCAGGCAGTGGCAGGCCGGGAGACAGCGGCACATGCACAGGACACAGCAAGAGCAGCGGGACGAGACCAGACTGGACGAGAAGAATACGAGCGGGCAGGGCTGGGAAGGAGGGGCACTGCCAGCCAGCAGCCAAAATTCAGACGTCTGAGTCCAAGAGTTAGAAAGCAGAAGACACACAGAGCCTGTTGTGGGGACGTGGCCCCTGGTGACCCAGAGGCTCAGTGTGAAGCCTGAGAGCAGGGCTCCCGGGGGGTGCCGGCCAGGTCAGGGCAGGGCAAGAGGGAGGCCTGCCTAGTGCACAGCGGCTCTGAAGGTGGTCAGGGAAGACCAGGTGGGGGCAGTACCTGTGGCGTGGTCCAGCCAGGGCCGCCACCACTGTTGTCGTGGCGGGGAGGAGCCCCCTGGACTACCGGGCCCTGTGGAGGGGCAGGGTGCGCATGAGCCAGTGGGAAGGGGTGCAGGCGGCCCCTCAGCAGACACAGACTCGGAGCCCCTGGGCGATGAAGGGGCTATATGAAGTGCCATGGCGGGTGGAGGACAGCCCACAAGTGCAGATGGATAGTCACGGTCCGGCCACATGGCCTGCAGGGACAGGGTGACCACACAGCACAGGGCAGATGGGCCAGAAGCCCTGTGGGACGTCACACAGCACGGACATGGCTCCAGCGGGCATGGACACACGGGATGTGAGTGCCGAGGCTCTGTCCACACTCACCTGGCTCTTGGCCGGGGTCCGAGGAGCCCTGAAGGCGGCCTCGGTTGGCCCGGCCCTGCCTGTGCTTCTCTTGCTTGGCCCGGATCCTCTCCATCCTGCAGAAGGGGAGGTGGCTCAGCATTGGGCAAATTGGGAAAGCCCTGGCCTTGCCCACATGGCACCTACTGTCTTTTCAGCTGCGCCAGCGACTTCTCCTCTGCCCTGCGGTGGAGCTCGATGGTCTTGAGATTGGCAGCATTGTAGAGGGCAAAGCCCCTGTAGGACAGCAAGACTGCACATTAGCTATGGCCTGGCCCAGGGGGCTCAGGTCCTACCCACCCACACCCCTCCTTGTCCtgctgtggggagagggagatCCTCCTAGAACCTCCAGTATCACAGGGTAGGAGAGAGGGAACAGGAGCAGCCAAAGCGCAGGGCTGGGGAGGAAGGCCTTCCAGTGGGGACGTGACCTCAGTCCAGCCAGCAACCAAGAAGGGGGCGAGACCGCGCATCACCAAGGTCCTGAGAAGGTCCCAGGGGGTCTGTCTCCTTGGTTCTCCCTCTAGGTGACAAGTCAAGTCACAGCGGGGCAGCACACCTGGAGGCCTGCAGGGCGGTGGCACGGAGCTCGGCCTGAACGTGCAGGAAGTAGTAGCTGAGGAACACCCTGCGCTGCAGCAGCAGAAACAGGAAGCAGACACTGTCCCACAGGACGCCTGCCTCCTCCACAGGCAGCAGGCAGTCCTGGTCTCGGCCCAGCATCTCCTTGGCTGCGGACGGACACGGTCCAGGTCAGGGTCCTGTAAACCGGGTGACCCGGAGCACCCCCGGGGCCCCGGCCACCCGCTTCGCCCACTCACGGTCGTAGTAGCCTTTGACGGTGCATACGAGGCTGAAGAGCTGGATGACCCAGCAGAAGCTGCTCTGCATCTGCTCCACGAAGACACAGGACAGGAGCTGCAGGCGGAGAAGTGTCAGTCTGGGTGGCAGGGTGGGGCGAAGCCAGGGAGGTGGGGCGGGGCCAGGTGAGATGGGGCGGGGCCAGGTGAGATGGGGCAGGGCCAGGTGAGATGGGGCGGGGCCAGGCTCACAGAGAGCATGTTCTTGGAGACGATGACAGTGACATTGTAAAGGATGAGGCAGTCCCACAGCACGAGGCGGGCACGCGTGTCCTTCTGCTGCAGGCTGGTGCCGAAGAGCAGCAGGTAGAAGCAGGCCAGTAGGTAGCCCAGCCCAAAGATGCTGATGCGCGTGGCCCCCGTGATGAACACTACCACCAACACCAGCCAGAAGAGGTAGCGGAAGACAGCCACCTTCAGCATGTCGAGGTAGGACCTGCCGGGTGGATGTCACCATGGACTCAGGTCACCACCACCTCCCCGGCAGCCCGGGACCACGGCCCCAGGAGTCCCACAGCCTCTAAGACCCCCACCTGCAGTGGATGAAGTTGGGCACAGGGTTGGGCTCCCCCCGCAGCGGCTCCAGGCGGTCAGTATTGACGCCAGCCATGTGCCGCCACTCCTCCGTGCGCTCGGCCGAGAACACCTGCCACTGCTGTGAGGCGCAGAGCAGCAGGAGAAAGTCACCTATGGGCAAATGGGAGGCCACTGTCATGCCCGGGAAGTGCAGTCCATTTCCTGCCAGCTCGGCCCTTATCCTGGGGTGATGGGGTGTGTGGGCAGCTGGGCAGAAACGTCCGTGCGTATTTACGCCAGCATCTACACACTGTGTGGACGTGCACGTGGGTGTCAGAGAGCACACCTGTGTGCATTTTCCGTGTGTACATGTAGATCTGCATACACAAACCACACGCATCAGGAAATGAGGCCAGTGCGAGCCTGACTGTGTGCCATGCGGCCTCAGTCTCCACACCCGTGTCCGCCCATGTCTGAACCACACGCATCAGGAAACGAGGCCAGCGTGAGCCTGACTGTGTGCCATGCGGCCTCAGTCTCCACACCCGTGTCCGCCCATGTCTGAACCACACGCATCAGGAAACGAGGCCAGCGTGAGCCTGACTGTGTGCCATGCGGCCTCAGTCTCCACACCCGTGTCCGCCCATGTCTGCTCCTGCATGCACACCTGTACCCACACCACTGAGcagacgtgtgtgtgtggtggagtgTGTACATGTGAGATGGGCCTGTGGGATGGGGTACATTCATGGAACACAGACCCCACAGGGAATGGCAGGACTGGACTGCCTGGTGAGGCCTGGACGATGGGCCCCTTGCTGGCTGGAGAGGACGGTCGGTGCCCACTCGCTGACCATCCCATGGGCATCTGAACGGTCTCAGCAAGGCTGGCAGTGGCGTGTGTGCGTGAGGGGCTGGGGACTTACTGATGAGGTTGGTGGCATTGGGGGCGCTGAAGAAATCAGGCAGGTACAGCCACTTGATGAGCGCGGAGTTCATGGGGACAGCCCGGCTCCAGCGCCATGGGTAGTCTGTAGGCAGAGGGTGTGGTCACCCACTGTCCCAACCCACCTCCAACCCCAGTAACCCCAGGAGTCACTCATACACACCCTCTTGCACACAGACCCAGGGAGCCCAGTTGTCATAGACATTCGCTCCAGACACCCTGAGTGGGCGGGGGGATGTGGGTGGGGCACAGGGGTTGAGGGGGGTAGGGCCGGAGCCTTGCATGTGGGCCACAGCCCAGGTAGACCCAAATGAGGCTTCACTGcgcacctgtcagaatggctaaaagAAAACAGTGTGGATGCCCAGTACCAGAGCAGAGGGGAACTGGGAGGACTACCTGGGGTGATCaccccagagaaacagaaaccatGGCCCCACAGATACCTGCACACTGGTGAACAAGCAAACCTCTAGCACCTCATCCCCAACATCTCAGACCTGGAGACCACCCGATGCCATCCAAGGGTGAAAGGTCAAGCCCACTCTGGCACATCCAAAGCACAGAAAACTGCCTACTAGGGGTCGCAAGCCCACAGCCCAGCGGATCTTGACCCTAAACAGTGTCTCGTGAGAGAAGCCACAGCCTGAGGTTAAACTACCCTACTCACGTGCTGTTCTGCAGACAGGGACAGAGACCACAGTGGTTCCTGGAAGCAGGGTGGGGGGGCTGATGGCAaaaggaggtggggggcgggaaCCTGGGGGGCACACAGAGCTCCTGCCCTGGTCAGCACCAAAGACTGAATTTTACTACATTACACAGTGCTGGGGGAGCCCAGGACGGAGCGGAGACTGACAAGGGGTCTAACCTGACAAGGTGCGCATGACACACcttcgggggtgggggagggtgcagAACGGAGCCACCCTGAGTAACTTCAGAAGAGGTGTCTTAACTAAAGACACTGTCCAGTGAGAGGGTGTTGGAGCAGTGACACTCGTAGCAACAACACGGCCGGGACCTGTTCTTGGTTTCTGAGTTTCACTCTCCAGTGAAAGAAACCAGGCTCCGTGGGGCAGGGGCCACTTTCCTGGGGCCGGGGAGCAGGGGGTCTCTTAAGGAGGCAGCACCTCATGGAACCAAGTGAGGACATGTCCCAGAGCCGCGCAGGGACTGTGTGAACTCAAAGCCCCAGTGACAGGCGGGAGCAGAAGCCCAGGAATGAAGGCCCAGAATCTGTACGGACAGGGAAACAGCTAGACAGACCAGCGGGGTGAGGGGACAGCTCCCTTACAGAAGATGCCAACTAGGCACCATAGGGGACAAAGTTACCACCAGAAAACCAGACACTCCTGTGGATGGATCCCCTGAGTGGGTGAGGGTTTACATGGGAATGAGGCCCTCGCCATGTCCCAAGGTCTCTTCCACAACCACACACGTGACAGTGACAAGCAGTGCCAGGCCCGCTGGTGGAAGGCCATCACCTGCGATGGGATACACCGGCCGCAATGTGACGCCCTGAGACGGAATATTCGCAGCTGCACATTTCTTGACAAAGACGCATAAACTGGTCTAATGAAATCCATGACAGTGCTGTGTGGAGAGTTTCTAGAGACAACTGCTTTGTGCTCCGGAAGCCCCAAGATGAcaagagacagaggagcccaagaaGACTGTAGGGCCAGTGTGAGGGATCTGCTCAGGGGCCTCGGACAGAGAGCTGGGGGGCGGGGCCACCAGGGCCGTCCACGGCGGCCTGTGGCTCTGCCCAGCGTCGGGGCCCGGCACCTGTTCCGGTTCTTAACTTGGGTCGCTGCGCCAGGTCAAGTCAGAGGCAGGTGCTTCACAACTAAGTGAAGCATGTTTGCAAACTCTgttctgcttctgctgctgtcAAAACTCAGACTGTCAACCAAAGGGGGCATTTCACGGGCCAGGGATCTGCCTTCCACAGACACTGAGGGAGGAAGGGCCTGCCTGGGGGCTCCACAGGCACCGCTGAGATGCTCCGAATGTGAAAGGGAGCACAGGACATTACAAGGCATCCAGAGAAACCCCTGTACCTGCAGACCACAGGAAACAGCATGAGGGGGAGAAACCCAAGCTCCTCTCACAGGACGACTAACAAGTATGCCAGGAGTAACCGAGGTCGGAACCGATGTCCATCGCATGCAGGCCTGCCTGCAGCAGGGAGAGTCTGCAGGTGTGGATGTGCACACACAAGACCGAGCCTCAGCCCCTCAGCATGCAGGGCTGACGGCCGCTCACTGCCCCCGTTGTGGGCTGTTCCTGCCCACGCGTTCACCAGCCTCTAAGCCTGGGGCATAGCCCACAATTCCAAGATCAGGGCTTTCTGCCAGCCTGTGGCCTGACTCTGGAAAGGTCATAACAGAAAGGCGACGGAAGGAGATGGCCAAGCGCTCCTGTCAGGTCCTGCTCAGAACCAGCACCCACCAGGGACACGGCCTTGAGGATGCAGCCGCTGAACTTGGATGGTGCACCAGACCAAGGTGTCGTCCAGGGATGGGCAGCCGAGCGTGGTCACCGCCCTGCACACAGAGGCCTCCACCCTGGGCATACTGGACGTGGACTCCAGATAGCCCCCACTAGCCAAGAGGAGCACACGTCTGCTCCCTGGACTATTTTTCAAACTCTCAACCTCTTTGATCATTtgaaacttttcaaaataaaatttttggcaaaaagaaaacaacGGATTCAGGGAGACCAGTGAACGAGGGGCCAACACTGCCCCCTAGAGCTGGCACGGCTGCGGCCCACAGAGCCCACggagggggaggggtgcaggTGGGAGGGGCCTGACACCACACCAGGGGCCAGGGCACCCAGCGTGTGCCCAGCCGGCGACCCACTCACCAATGCACAGGGCGGGGGGGACTCCCAGGCACAGCAGGTACTGGTACAGCAGGAAGAGTGCCAGGAATAGGCAGTAATTGGGCCAGAGGTGGGCGATGGCCTCCCGGCGTCGGCGCGTAAGGATGGCCACCAGCCAGCAGCCGTGCAGGATGACCATGAAGTTCATGCGCTGCCCGATCACGTTCACGGCCGCCAGGAAGCAGACCTGGGGTGGCAGAGAGGAAGGGGGTGGCCAGGGGGAGGACAGCGAGCcagcggcgggggtgggggggtcctcctggctctgcctctgggTGGCCTTGGCGGGCAGAAGGTGTTGTGCCCAGGATGGGGGCAGTGGACCAGGCCACTCTCCTGGAGGAGCAGAGAGGCTAAACACGTCTCCATGCTGGGGGAATCAAGGTGGGGGCCCCACGACAGGGCTGAGTGTGAGCCCAAGCCCACCTGCAGCTAGAGCCCCCGGCCTCCTTGGTCTGCACCATCCCCCATCCCCTCTAGCCCTTGCTCAGCAAAGGCCCCACAGAGGGTGGCAAGGACCCCTGCGGCTGAGCCCAACCCCATGGAAGGGGCAAGGTTGACCCCCGCCTCACCTCCAGCCCGAATTTGTAGAAGAAGAAGTTCACATAGTACTTGAGGCAGCTGGGCAGGTCGCGGTCCAGCTGCTGGCGGGTGCCCTCGGCGCAGACGGCCTGGGCGGGCAGCGGGGCCAGCTGGTGCCGGCGGCGGTGGTAGTCCTGGCTCCGGTACACCATGGCCTCAaacaccagcagcagcaggatctgcAGGTGGTTCTGAGGGGCAAGGGCAGTCAGGCCCCACCCGCCCCGCAGCGCCCCCTACCTGGCCCACCTGCCTGCTGCACTCACCTGGATGTAGCCCAGGTTGGGGAAGCCCTTCCGCACCCCAAACCAGTTGGCGGGGTCGACAGGCCCGCGATACAGCAAGGACTGGCGGATCTCAGTCTTCTGCAGGTTCGTACTGTTGGGGAAGGGCTGGGAGAGGAGCGGCGGGCACTGCATGCTGACCTCAGGGATGGACCCCCACCCAGGCCCTCTGTGCCCGCCCTTCCACTGTGACGCATACCTCTGTGCAGTTGCTGGCATACTCGTGGGGGTTGACCACCTTGAGCTGGTACAGCATCTTGCACACGATGATGATGCAGGTCCACACGGTGGCCAGGCACGAGGCCATGGGCCGGAAGCGTGGGTAGGGCAGGGCGAAGGCCCAGAGCACGACCAGCAGGAAGTTCAGCACCGACACCTATGGGTGGTGGGGAGTCAGCACCCTCCCCACAGGCCCccggccccctgccccctgccacaGTGCCCAGGGACCCACGCAGGTGTGCGAGCATGTCCACACTCACCTCCTTCAGGGCCACCCACACGGTGTACAGGGCCACCAGCTTGAAGATGTGCAGCTCCAGCAGGCGCCGCACCAGCACCTGCACGCGGGTGACGATGTCCGAGAAGCCGGTGGCCAGGTCCAGCAGCCGCTCAGCCACCAGGCCCCACTTGCTGGCTGGGGGAGTGGTTGGGGGGACAGTGAAGAGGAGGGGCCTGGGCCGTCCTGTCCTGCGCAGATGGGGCTCTGGGGCTCAAGTCTGGGCACCCTGAACTTACCCTCTGGGACCTGCATGGCTTGGTGGGGGCTGGCCATGCCCAGCCCCTCGTCCCTGggcacctcctcctcttcctcctgctgcagcagggggGTCCGGCTCACCGCGTCCTGCCTAGGACAGGGCCCCGGAGTGTCCTTCCCACCTGCGCTCCGGGGGTGGCCCTGcagccccttcctctcctgcctcccccaccccggcTCTGGAACCCCGGCTGTGGGTGCTGCAGCCACCAGGTGGGAGCATGGGGCCTGCTGACCTCCTGACCCCTGTGACCCCAGTGGGGCACCTGAAGGTGACAGCTGAGGCCCTACCCCCATTTCAGGTCTCCTGCCTGACACCACCAGCCTCTGCAGACCCCCAGCCCCAGAGGGCAGGCCTACCCGGGCACCCAGCGTGGGGTGCAGGCGCCAGGCAGGGGCCGGTGCTCGGGGTCAGTGAGCCGCATGAAGGGCCGGTGGAAGTAGTGCAGCTGCAGGATGCAGGCGAGAAGGAAGAAGCCAGGGACCAGGATACTGGAGAAGAGCTCGGACACGCTGAACTGCTCCAGGCCCAAGTCCCCCAGCCTGGGCGGGGCAGCGGGCTAGGGGTCAGCATGGCTGCACGGCCCCCATGGCGGCATCCCGCCCTCCCCCCGACAGCCCTGCCCCAGACTCACTGCTCATCAGTGAGGCCCGTCAGGTTGCGCCAGTAGGCCGGGAAGTCCTGGAACTGGAAGGTGTAGACGGCCACCAGCACCAGCATGGTATAGGCCACCACCAGCCACCAGAATGCCTTGAGCAGCTTCCGCCACAGGCTGTAGTAGACCTGCCAGCCGACGGGCGCGGTGAGGCCGGCGGTGAGGCCCAACCCCCCTGACTCCGTGGCCCCCTGTGCCCCTGCCCCCGCCACTCTGCACCCCGCGCCCCGCACCTGGAAGAGGGTGAGACAGAGCAGGAAGAGCAACATGTAGACGATCTTGTAGACCACCAGGCGGCCAGCGAAGCTGACCACGATGAACATGCCTGCGCACACGTAGATCCAGTACTTGGCGTAGATGCCCCTGACCAGCTCCCCCAGGCTCCGCAGCAGCATCTGCGTCCGCGTGGGCTCTGCAGTGGGTGGGCACGGCATCAGGACCAGGCAGCTGGGGAAGGAGATGCCCCCTAGTCACCCAGCCCTCCTGCCTGCTCACCTGTGGCGGCCACGGTGACCTCCGTCAGCGCCACGGGGGCTCGCGCCCTCCTCAGCAGCTTCTCCTTCACAAACTGGCGCAGCAGGAGCCAGAAGGTCAGGGTGCACAGCAGCTGAGGAGAGGGGGGCAGCATCACTGAGGGGCCCAGGCAGGGGAGCCGGAGGCAAGACTGCAGCAGGAAGGTGTCCCCCCACCTGCTATCCTCCTCGCAGGCATGAGTTCACACACAAACGGGCACACACTCCCACACAGTGGCTCCTCCTCACACACGATCTTGTGTGCACACAGACCCACAGGTGAGCATGGGCTCACGTGTTTGCACGCTTGCATGCCCAC from the Capra hircus breed San Clemente chromosome 18, ASM170441v1, whole genome shotgun sequence genome contains:
- the PIEZO1 gene encoding piezo-type mechanosensitive ion channel component 1 isoform X1 — translated: MEPHVLGAVLYWLLLPFALLAACLFRVNALSLVYLLFLLLLPWFPGPSRHSIRGHTGRLLRALLGFSLLFLAAHLTFQICLHTVPRLDQLLGPSCSTWDTITWDTISRHIGVTRLDLKDIPNAIRLVAPDLGILVVSSLCLGVCRRLTRTARCSQHIQEPDDDSEEADAGSLGELREAPELSPTRRSRLAARFRITVHWLLVAAGRTLAIMLLALAGIAHPSAFSSVYFLLFLAIGTWWACHFPISPLGFNTLCVMVGCFGTGHLICLYCYQTPLAQATLPPASIWARVFGLKDFVAPTNCSSPNVLVVNADHDWPVYVSPGILLLLCYTVTSLLKLRAHQPTDQRKEAAGDDDTREVELTEVDQWPQGQARVVAIKEEGAAQHTMPTPTTPDPEDNCIIHDLTGHSTTQQRTSCPRLAEPKAMSPLHGLGHLIMDQSYVCALIAMMVWSITYHSWLTFVLLLWACLIWTVRSRHQLAMLCSPFILLYGLALCCLRYVWAMDLQPELPTALGPVSLRQLGLEHTRYPCLDLGAMLLCTLTFWLLLRQFVKEKLLRRARAPVALTEVTVAATEPTRTQMLLRSLGELVRGIYAKYWIYVCAGMFIVVSFAGRLVVYKIVYMLLFLLCLTLFQVYYSLWRKLLKAFWWLVVAYTMLVLVAVYTFQFQDFPAYWRNLTGLTDEQLGDLGLEQFSVSELFSSILVPGFFLLACILQLHYFHRPFMRLTDPEHRPLPGACTPRWVPGQDAVSRTPLLQQEEEEEVPRDEGLGMASPHQAMQVPEASKWGLVAERLLDLATGFSDIVTRVQVLVRRLLELHIFKLVALYTVWVALKEVSVLNFLLVVLWAFALPYPRFRPMASCLATVWTCIIIVCKMLYQLKVVNPHEYASNCTEPFPNSTNLQKTEIRQSLLYRGPVDPANWFGVRKGFPNLGYIQNHLQILLLLVFEAMVYRSQDYHRRRHQLAPLPAQAVCAEGTRQQLDRDLPSCLKYYVNFFFYKFGLEVCFLAAVNVIGQRMNFMVILHGCWLVAILTRRRREAIAHLWPNYCLFLALFLLYQYLLCLGVPPALCIDYPWRWSRAVPMNSALIKWLYLPDFFSAPNATNLISDFLLLLCASQQWQVFSAERTEEWRHMAGVNTDRLEPLRGEPNPVPNFIHCRSYLDMLKVAVFRYLFWLVLVVVFITGATRISIFGLGYLLACFYLLLFGTSLQQKDTRARLVLWDCLILYNVTVIVSKNMLSLLSCVFVEQMQSSFCWVIQLFSLVCTVKGYYDPKEMLGRDQDCLLPVEEAGVLWDSVCFLFLLLQRRVFLSYYFLHVQAELRATALQASRGFALYNAANLKTIELHRRAEEKSLAQLKRQMERIRAKQEKHRQGRANRGRLQGSSDPGQEPGPGSPGGSSPPRQQWWRPWLDHATVIHSGDYFLFESDSEEEEEAQPEDPRPSSQSAFQMAYQAWVTNAQTVLRQQRQQQAEQQRTGGDPRQEAGLAEGLEDEVTGRSHVMQRVLSAVQFLWVLGQALVDGLTRWLHDFTRHHRAMSDVLRAERYLLTQELLRGGEVRRDVLDQLYTSEAEAARDALSTASSGLGVEEPLSSMTEDTSSPLSTGYNTRSSSEEVVAEPGASLRGSGELPTGGRGRMRTASELLVDRRMHIPELEEAEQFAAGRGRALRLLEALYQCVAAHSELLCYFVIVLNHMVTASATSLVLPVLVFLWAMLSIPRPSKRFWMTAIVFTEVTVVAKYLFQFGFFPWNSHAVLRRYENKPYFPPRILGLEKSDSYVKYDLLQLMALFFHRAQLLCYGLWDHEDPPLSKEHDRGSAKEKGAEEEPALPAPQEEPGGVARPPAEDHVQAEAKGGPLEPGGKRRISLRFRRRRKESTETRGQAIGEEEEAAAVAVVAAGAETLRREKRRSRPRERVRVLGVRLQSFCLSLARSVYWPVRRFFQDILHTKYRAATDVYALMFLADVIDFIIIIFGFWAFGKHSAATDITSSLSDDQVPEAFLVMLLIQFSTMVIDRALYLRKTVLGKLAFQVVLVLAVHLWMFFILPAVTERMFSQNAVAQLWYFVKCIYFALSAYQIRCGYPTRILGNFLTKKYNHLNLFLFQGFRLVPFLVELRAVMDWVWTDTTLSLSNWMCVEDIYANIFIIKCSRETEKKYPQPKGQKKKKIVKYGMGGLIILFLVAIIWFPLLFMSLVRSVVGVVNQPIDVTVTLKLGGYEPLFTMSAQQPSIVPFTHHAYEELSKQFDPHPLAMQFISQYSPEDIVTVHIEGSSGALWRISPPSREQMKRELYNGTADITLRFTWNFQRDLAKGGSVEYTNEKHTLDLAPNSTARRQLASLLEGTSDQSVVIPHLFPKYIRAPNGPEANPVKQLQPNEEADYLGVRIQLRRERVGTGAAGFLEWWVIELQDCQANCNLLPMVIFSDKVSPPSLGFLAGYGIMGLYVSIVLVIGKFVRGFFSEISHSIMFEELPCVDRILKLCQDIFLVRETRELELEEELYAKLIFLYRSPETMIKWTRDKE